TCCTTGCGCAGATAACCGCGGGCCCCGGCAGCGACCGCGGCGACCACCGAGGCGTCCGGGTCCTCGGGCCGGGTCAGCATCAGCACCCGCGCGGTGGGGTCGGCCTGCCGGATGCGGCGCACCGCCGCCGCGCCGCCGCCCGAACGCGGGCCGGTCGCCGCGTCCAGCAGCACCAGGTCCGGCGGCTGGGCGCGCACGTGCTCCAGCGCCTCGTCCTCGGTTGCCGTGGTCACCACCCGCTCCACCCCGCGCACCGCGCCCACCGAACGGCGCAGCTGCTCGCGGATCAACGGGGAACCGTCGCACACCAGGATCGTTGCCATGGCACCTCCTCACCGGCCGCCGTCATCCACGGCCACCCTCGTCGGACGATGCGCACGCGCATCGCGGCCGGCGATTGGGCCGAACGGGTGACACCACCCGGCGTTGTCAGGTTAGTCGCGGGGTCCTCGTGCCGCCGTCGCTTCGCAAGAACCCCGCAACCAGCTCAATAGTGGAGCCAGTTTGCCCCTCTGGTCCCACTAAACCACTTTAGCCACGCCAACCTCAATAGACCCAAATCTCGGTAAAGCCACAATTCGCCTCCGCCGAGCCGGAAAAGCACAGCGACCCCGGACGGGACGTTCCGGGGCCGCTGCAGCGTGCGGGTGGTGCGGGAATTACCTCAGTGGCCGTGACCGTGGCCGTGTCCGCCGCCGGCGGCCGGCTTCTCCTCCGCGGGCTTCTCCACCACCAAGGTCTCGGTGGTGAGCAGCATGCCCGCGATAGAGCCGGCGTTGGCCAGTGCGGAGCGGGTGACCCGGACCGGGTCGATGACGCCCTGCGCCATCAGATCGCCGTACTCGCCGGTGGCCGCGTTGAAGCCCTTGCCGCTCTCCCGGACGTTGGCAACGACCACGTACCCCTCATAGCCTGCGTTCTCCGCGATCCAGCGCAGCGGCTCGTCGACGGCCTTGCGCACGACCTGTACGCCGATCGCCTCGTCGCCCTCCAGGCCCAAACC
This DNA window, taken from Sporichthyaceae bacterium, encodes the following:
- a CDS encoding response regulator transcription factor; amino-acid sequence: MATILVCDGSPLIREQLRRSVGAVRGVERVVTTATEDEALEHVRAQPPDLVLLDAATGPRSGGGAAAVRRIRQADPTARVLMLTRPEDPDASVVAAVAAGARGYLRKDATRAEVRVVIGQALIEPQPTADSAGAATDDRPAPTLTERELEVLAGMCEGQSNAEIGRGLFLSEDTVKTHARRLFRKLGAADRAHAVAISLRRGLVR